In the genome of Mycobacterium kansasii ATCC 12478, one region contains:
- a CDS encoding PPE family protein, whose amino-acid sequence MFTDFAFLPPEVISTRMYSGPGSGSLQAAAEGWQQLSAELHASAQTYRSVVSDLIAWHWVGPSSAAMAAAATSYAEWLEATAIQTGQTARQAATAASAFDEAFAMTVPPSIVFANREQLLLLIATNFFGQNTSAIAALELAYAEMWVTNSSVMQDYSVTSAAATKLTPFASPQQATNPAGLPGQAAAVAQATAGAAADGGNWLGNLLEQIGMALLPFAPELTPFFLEAGELINAIPFPSIVADDFTFLDGVMAWYATVSSINNISSLGTGIIGAEKNLGILPSLAAPAAEVVPSELAPLVNSVKNVADAVAKGGPGIGEVTAAFRGAGSIGPMSVPPTWTAPAVTTVKTFQGTPLTTLPAGDAGGAGMPGMPGIAPAGTRRGGVVPRYGLTPRVMTRPLSGG is encoded by the coding sequence ATGTTCACCGATTTTGCGTTCCTACCGCCAGAGGTCATCTCGACCAGGATGTACAGCGGTCCGGGATCAGGCTCGCTGCAAGCCGCGGCGGAGGGCTGGCAGCAGTTGTCTGCTGAATTACACGCCAGCGCCCAGACGTACCGATCGGTGGTCTCGGACCTCATCGCCTGGCATTGGGTAGGCCCTTCGTCCGCGGCGATGGCGGCAGCAGCCACCTCTTACGCGGAGTGGCTGGAGGCGACTGCCATCCAGACAGGGCAAACCGCCCGGCAGGCCGCGACCGCGGCCAGTGCATTCGATGAGGCGTTTGCCATGACGGTTCCCCCGTCGATCGTCTTCGCCAATCGCGAGCAGCTGCTCTTGCTGATAGCGACGAATTTCTTCGGTCAGAACACTTCGGCGATCGCCGCCCTTGAGCTGGCCTACGCAGAGATGTGGGTCACCAATAGCAGCGTGATGCAGGATTATTCCGTCACTTCGGCGGCCGCGACGAAGCTGACGCCATTTGCTTCTCCGCAGCAGGCCACGAACCCCGCCGGTCTACCCGGCCAGGCCGCCGCGGTGGCTCAAGCCACCGCCGGCGCCGCCGCCGACGGCGGTAACTGGCTGGGGAATCTCTTGGAACAGATCGGGATGGCCCTCCTGCCGTTCGCACCCGAGCTGACGCCGTTCTTTCTCGAGGCGGGTGAACTCATCAACGCCATTCCTTTCCCGTCCATAGTCGCGGACGACTTCACGTTCCTCGACGGCGTCATGGCTTGGTACGCAACCGTCAGCTCGATCAACAACATCAGCTCGCTGGGCACCGGGATCATCGGGGCCGAGAAGAATCTGGGCATCCTGCCCAGCCTCGCGGCACCGGCAGCCGAGGTTGTCCCCAGTGAGCTTGCCCCACTGGTCAATTCGGTCAAAAACGTAGCCGATGCGGTGGCTAAGGGCGGACCGGGAATTGGGGAGGTGACCGCGGCTTTCCGTGGCGCCGGTTCGATCGGGCCAATGTCAGTGCCGCCCACCTGGACCGCACCGGCAGTCACCACGGTGAAGACGTTTCAAGGTACGCCCCTGACGACGTTGCCAGCCGGCGACGCCGGAGGGGCCGGGATGCCGGGGATGCCGGGTATAGCGCCCGCGGGGACGCGACGCGGCGGGGTGGTGCCACGGTACGGTTTGACACCTCGGGTGATGACGCGCCCCCTATCCGGAGGGTAG
- a CDS encoding FUSC family protein — MNHIAALGRSVIAALRPAKAPWVVGPAVWAMATAASIGGVGVLVGDLQVAGVAFLGAACAVGFLATGSYRARWRAMMAQACGGALGIGAGALAPDSAAGLVLMAAIAGTISGLVGGIGASATAFGMMLTVGVAFGQFGGSSLPWWQQVLWYLAGSAVATVALLAAWVFQRGAQERRAVAGVFDAAADLCAAIGAEDAGAARARLAAASAIARSTREHRQADLVALAAAALYARGTPVPDPVIEAIRQAGKQVRAGDPVSVILPERDDPGLLALADALRPAPVRPGAAVPATGRSWASVRAACSRDTVANGVRIGLCLAVATGITVAMHERTHSFWLPLTTAVIVRPEYASVFVRTVNRIFGTLIGALLTTAFLAVWPCGLPVVAATALALGFVVLSAPKLYGLSVVGITSAALLSQSIGQADPNAPAIRLVDTLIGAAVAVVFGYLLWPGARRLPGSARFSSALAAARRYLTEAVKPAGRRRRWQPTRDEAYRLAHQVRAGAEAAVLEPPPVSALAAQAIPAAMELEDVVDAITAISVAVDGGYDAATLIDDVAHRLARLDQSALALR; from the coding sequence ATGAATCATATTGCGGCGCTTGGACGCAGCGTTATCGCGGCACTGCGGCCGGCCAAGGCGCCCTGGGTTGTCGGGCCGGCGGTGTGGGCGATGGCCACCGCGGCGTCGATCGGCGGAGTCGGAGTGCTCGTCGGAGATCTCCAAGTCGCGGGAGTGGCCTTCCTTGGGGCGGCATGCGCGGTCGGATTCCTGGCTACCGGGTCCTATCGTGCCCGCTGGCGCGCGATGATGGCCCAGGCATGTGGGGGAGCGCTCGGTATCGGCGCCGGTGCGCTGGCACCGGATTCGGCTGCCGGGCTGGTGCTGATGGCGGCGATCGCCGGCACTATTTCCGGATTGGTCGGTGGGATCGGCGCCAGTGCAACGGCATTCGGGATGATGTTGACGGTCGGAGTAGCGTTCGGTCAGTTCGGCGGGTCATCGCTGCCGTGGTGGCAGCAGGTGCTGTGGTATCTGGCCGGCAGCGCGGTGGCCACCGTGGCGTTATTGGCGGCCTGGGTATTCCAGCGCGGTGCACAGGAACGTCGCGCCGTGGCGGGGGTGTTCGACGCGGCCGCGGACTTGTGTGCAGCCATTGGCGCCGAGGACGCCGGTGCGGCGCGGGCGCGGCTGGCGGCCGCATCGGCCATTGCGCGTTCCACTCGGGAGCACCGGCAAGCCGATTTGGTGGCGCTGGCGGCCGCCGCCTTGTATGCGCGTGGCACACCGGTGCCGGACCCGGTGATCGAGGCGATTCGTCAGGCCGGCAAGCAGGTTCGGGCCGGCGATCCGGTCTCGGTGATACTGCCGGAGCGCGACGACCCGGGGCTGCTGGCGCTGGCTGATGCGCTGCGCCCCGCCCCGGTGCGCCCGGGCGCGGCGGTGCCGGCGACCGGCCGGTCGTGGGCATCGGTTCGAGCGGCCTGCTCGCGCGACACCGTCGCCAACGGGGTGCGGATTGGGCTATGCCTGGCGGTCGCGACCGGCATCACCGTCGCGATGCATGAACGCACCCACTCGTTCTGGCTGCCCTTGACTACAGCGGTCATCGTGCGGCCGGAGTACGCGTCGGTGTTCGTGCGCACGGTAAACCGGATCTTCGGCACGTTGATCGGCGCGTTGCTGACGACGGCTTTTCTGGCGGTGTGGCCCTGTGGCTTGCCGGTGGTGGCGGCGACTGCGCTGGCGCTGGGCTTCGTCGTACTCTCGGCGCCGAAGCTGTATGGCCTCAGCGTCGTCGGAATCACCAGCGCGGCGCTGTTGTCGCAGTCGATCGGTCAGGCCGATCCGAACGCACCCGCCATCCGACTGGTAGACACTCTGATCGGTGCCGCGGTCGCCGTGGTGTTCGGTTATCTGCTGTGGCCGGGGGCCAGGCGGTTACCCGGATCCGCCCGGTTCTCGTCGGCGCTGGCGGCGGCCCGCCGTTATCTCACCGAGGCGGTCAAGCCGGCCGGTCGGCGCCGCCGCTGGCAACCGACCCGCGATGAGGCGTATCGGCTGGCCCACCAGGTGCGTGCCGGCGCGGAGGCCGCCGTGCTGGAACCACCACCGGTCAGTGCACTTGCGGCACAGGCCATCCCGGCCGCCATGGAATTGGAGGACGTAGTGGACGCGATCACGGCGATCAGTGTGGCGGTCGACGGCGGATATGATGCGGCCACGCTGATCGACGACGTAGCGCATCGACTGGCCCGCCTTGATCAGAGCGCACTCGCTCTGCGATAG
- a CDS encoding FAD binding domain-containing protein: MSTRGYHRPTTVGEAVRMLSSVGAVVLAGGQTLVPALTRTPGRSVTLVDLGAVAGLRDIIAGGAEVRIGAMATHTQVATDALVRQAIPSLALLASQIADPQVRNRATIGGSLAYNDPAGDYPAACVGLGATVITDRRRIPAEEFFTGAFSTALAESEVIVSLAFPKPPELLRAAYVRLPDRAARSALVGVTVAETQSAFRVAISGLASGPTRWPDAEAALAKRPHPDALRDIAGPPAGTDPYRAHVARTLTIRAVRSLTT, translated from the coding sequence TTGAGCACCCGCGGCTATCACCGTCCCACCACCGTCGGTGAGGCAGTCCGGATGCTCAGCTCCGTCGGCGCCGTGGTGCTGGCGGGCGGACAAACCCTGGTTCCGGCGTTGACCAGGACACCAGGCAGGTCGGTGACGCTGGTGGACCTCGGCGCGGTCGCGGGGTTGCGCGACATCATCGCCGGTGGCGCCGAGGTCCGTATCGGCGCAATGGCGACCCATACCCAGGTTGCTACCGATGCCCTTGTCCGGCAAGCAATTCCATCACTGGCGCTGCTGGCTTCCCAAATCGCAGATCCGCAGGTGCGCAACCGTGCGACCATCGGCGGGTCACTGGCATACAACGATCCGGCCGGCGACTACCCGGCTGCCTGCGTCGGATTGGGCGCCACGGTGATCACCGACCGGCGCCGCATCCCGGCCGAAGAATTTTTCACCGGCGCTTTCAGCACCGCTTTGGCGGAATCGGAAGTCATTGTCTCACTGGCCTTTCCGAAGCCCCCAGAACTGCTACGGGCGGCGTATGTGCGGCTGCCCGATCGGGCCGCTCGCAGTGCGTTGGTCGGGGTGACGGTGGCCGAGACGCAATCCGCATTCCGGGTCGCGATCAGCGGTCTGGCATCGGGTCCGACACGGTGGCCCGATGCCGAAGCGGCGCTGGCAAAGCGACCGCATCCCGACGCGTTGCGAGACATCGCGGGCCCGCCAGCTGGTACCGACCCTTATCGGGCGCACGTGGCACGGACCCTGACCATTCGGGCGGTGCGGTCGTTGACCACATGA
- a CDS encoding (2Fe-2S)-binding protein, whose amino-acid sequence MKNVEPAGTVRFTVNGAPAEVNVAAHERLVDVLRGPLELTGAAIGCDTAVCGACTVLLDGRTVKSCTVLAVQAADTDVVTVEGLATPDSLHVLQAAFLRHGAVQCGYCTAGMLVAAVDLLTRYGASLDEAIIRDGICGNLCRCTGYRSIVSAIAEAAAEMAADDGSAR is encoded by the coding sequence ATGAAGAACGTTGAGCCCGCTGGCACGGTCAGGTTCACGGTCAACGGTGCTCCTGCCGAAGTGAACGTGGCCGCACACGAGCGTCTGGTCGACGTGCTGCGTGGTCCGCTCGAACTCACCGGTGCCGCAATCGGATGTGATACGGCCGTGTGCGGCGCTTGTACCGTGCTGCTGGACGGCCGCACGGTGAAGTCCTGCACCGTTCTTGCGGTGCAGGCCGCGGACACCGACGTCGTCACCGTCGAAGGATTGGCCACGCCGGATTCCCTACACGTGCTGCAGGCAGCATTCCTCCGCCACGGCGCCGTGCAATGCGGCTACTGCACCGCTGGCATGCTGGTGGCCGCAGTCGACCTGCTGACCCGCTACGGCGCGTCACTGGATGAGGCCATCATCCGCGACGGCATCTGCGGAAACCTGTGCCGCTGCACCGGATACCGCAGCATTGTCTCCGCTATCGCCGAGGCCGCCGCGGAGATGGCCGCCGACGACGGGTCGGCGCGTTGA
- a CDS encoding xanthine dehydrogenase family protein molybdopterin-binding subunit: MRFTHPSGHGPGHDVAAGVPGPLARSEHDLVRGTGKYVDALRFDGEAHGCLVRSPLPHARIRRIDSSRAASAPGVLTVLTGHDIAATIRPLGCVIGLRSDDGTPRVDADRAVLAVDRVRHVGDGVAFVVAETANQAATAAALVDVGYEPLPYRSDADSPELEVPIWADAPDDVCFTWRFGDAPACRALFASAHHVVRITLASPRLVPYPIEPRAAVGIYDEQTDAMTLLANTQGVHFVRNVLARAFDRDPRRLRVLTPAVGGGFGAKIYAYPEHALVLESARRLRRPVRWTATRSESFLSDTQGRGHITDAAIALDKDGRFLALSVRPTVDLGAYLSQLAPLTATGVGAPVQAGAYRFQAVEINVRAMFTNNVPVDAFRGAGRPEANYVLERLIDRAARELGFDPALLRARNLPATQTRPLTAATGLVIDGGRFLDNQIRCLDVADRAGFEARRRESAARGRLRGFGFANYLEANGGLQVAEAMSAGAFPVECATLTFSGDGCLDIVVGTQSSGQDHAVPLQRLAAERLGMDPRHITVREGDSSVAPLGAGTGGSKSLLTSTAALDQALSDAVQRGKQVLADKWGVDAEAVSFADGRFLADAGAGEWFSSSIGEVATHWPGALDGQSEVSLRNGSFANGCHACELEIDPETGCVTVLRYVAVDDFGRVINEGAVRGQVQGAVAHGIAQALLERAPGCEELMRIAAGGAAAYTPPTACEIPDVEWVDNGLPSTTNVLGAKGCGESGTAAAPPAVMNAVADALRDYPAAAGIQMPARPAVIWKAIHEER; the protein is encoded by the coding sequence GTGCGGTTCACCCATCCGTCGGGGCATGGGCCCGGCCACGACGTTGCCGCCGGGGTCCCGGGCCCGCTGGCCCGGTCGGAACACGACCTGGTTCGCGGGACCGGCAAGTACGTCGATGCCCTGCGGTTCGACGGCGAGGCGCACGGTTGCCTGGTGCGCTCACCGCTGCCGCACGCCCGCATTCGGCGCATCGACAGCTCGCGGGCGGCGAGCGCGCCGGGAGTTCTGACCGTCCTCACGGGCCACGACATCGCGGCCACGATCCGTCCGCTGGGCTGCGTGATCGGTTTGCGCTCCGATGACGGCACACCTCGTGTCGATGCCGACCGCGCCGTATTGGCCGTGGACCGGGTGCGCCACGTCGGTGACGGTGTCGCCTTCGTCGTCGCCGAAACCGCAAACCAGGCCGCCACCGCCGCCGCCTTGGTCGACGTCGGCTATGAGCCGCTGCCCTACCGATCCGACGCCGACTCACCCGAGCTGGAGGTGCCCATCTGGGCCGATGCACCCGACGACGTGTGCTTCACCTGGCGATTCGGCGACGCACCGGCGTGCCGGGCCCTGTTCGCTTCGGCCCATCACGTGGTGCGAATCACGCTGGCGTCACCGCGGCTTGTTCCCTACCCCATCGAACCGCGCGCGGCCGTCGGTATTTACGACGAACAGACCGATGCCATGACGTTGCTGGCCAATACCCAAGGGGTGCATTTCGTCCGCAACGTGCTGGCCCGGGCCTTCGACCGGGACCCGCGGCGGCTGCGGGTGCTGACGCCCGCCGTTGGTGGCGGGTTCGGCGCAAAGATCTACGCCTATCCGGAGCACGCCCTGGTGCTGGAGAGCGCCCGCCGGCTGCGGCGACCGGTCCGCTGGACGGCCACCCGTTCGGAGTCCTTCCTGTCCGATACCCAAGGCCGCGGGCACATCACCGACGCGGCGATCGCCCTGGACAAGGACGGCCGCTTTCTGGCGTTGTCGGTCCGGCCTACCGTCGACTTGGGCGCCTACCTGTCGCAGCTCGCGCCGCTGACCGCGACCGGGGTCGGCGCGCCAGTACAGGCCGGCGCCTACCGCTTCCAAGCCGTCGAAATCAACGTACGAGCCATGTTCACCAACAACGTGCCGGTCGACGCTTTTCGCGGAGCGGGCCGCCCGGAGGCGAACTACGTGCTGGAACGACTGATCGACCGGGCCGCCCGCGAGCTGGGTTTCGATCCGGCCCTGCTGCGAGCCCGCAATCTGCCCGCCACTCAGACCCGGCCCCTGACCGCGGCCACCGGGCTGGTCATCGACGGCGGCCGCTTTCTGGACAATCAGATTCGGTGTCTGGACGTGGCCGACCGTGCCGGGTTCGAAGCGCGACGGCGAGAATCGGCGGCGCGTGGACGCTTGCGCGGATTCGGTTTTGCCAACTATCTCGAAGCCAACGGCGGCCTGCAGGTCGCCGAGGCCATGAGCGCCGGCGCCTTTCCCGTCGAGTGCGCCACCCTGACGTTTTCCGGTGACGGCTGCCTGGACATCGTCGTCGGAACTCAATCAAGCGGACAGGACCATGCCGTTCCGCTTCAGCGGCTGGCTGCCGAGCGGCTCGGTATGGATCCGCGGCACATCACCGTGCGCGAGGGCGACAGTTCGGTGGCGCCGCTGGGGGCGGGTACCGGCGGATCCAAGTCGCTGCTGACCTCGACCGCTGCACTGGACCAGGCTTTGTCCGACGCGGTGCAGCGCGGCAAGCAGGTACTCGCGGACAAGTGGGGCGTGGATGCCGAAGCGGTGAGCTTTGCCGACGGCAGGTTTCTTGCCGATGCCGGTGCGGGCGAATGGTTTTCGTCCTCGATCGGCGAGGTGGCCACGCACTGGCCGGGAGCATTGGACGGTCAGTCCGAGGTCAGCTTGCGCAACGGCAGCTTCGCCAACGGCTGCCATGCCTGCGAACTTGAGATCGACCCGGAAACCGGTTGCGTCACGGTGCTGCGCTACGTCGCGGTCGACGATTTCGGCCGGGTGATCAACGAAGGCGCGGTGCGTGGCCAGGTACAGGGCGCAGTGGCGCACGGTATCGCCCAGGCGCTCCTGGAGCGTGCACCCGGCTGCGAGGAACTGATGCGCATCGCCGCCGGCGGCGCCGCGGCGTACACTCCCCCGACTGCATGCGAGATACCCGACGTCGAATGGGTCGACAATGGTCTGCCGTCGACGACCAATGTGTTGGGGGCCAAGGGATGTGGCGAATCCGGTACCGCAGCAGCTCCCCCCGCTGTGATGAACGCCGTCGCCGATGCGCTCCGGGACTATCCGGCTGCGGCCGGCATCCAGATGCCCGCCCGCCCCGCTGTCATCTGGAAGGCCATCCATGAAGAACGTTGA
- the secG gene encoding preprotein translocase subunit SecG: MELALQITLVITSVLVVLLVLLHRAKGGGLSTLFGGGVQSSLSGSTVVEKNLDRLTLFITGIWVVCIVGVGLLIKYR; this comes from the coding sequence ATGGAGTTGGCCCTGCAGATCACCTTGGTGATCACCAGCGTGCTGGTGGTGTTGCTGGTGCTGCTGCACCGCGCGAAAGGTGGCGGCCTGTCGACCCTGTTCGGCGGCGGGGTGCAGTCCAGCCTGTCCGGGTCGACCGTTGTCGAGAAGAACCTGGACCGGTTGACGCTGTTCATCACCGGGATCTGGGTGGTGTGCATCGTCGGCGTGGGTTTGTTGATCAAGTACCGCTGA
- the ppc gene encoding phosphoenolpyruvate carboxylase, whose translation MGNAADLVSDAALEPIGDVHRTRLGREATEPMRADIRLLGSILGDTVREQNGDEIFELVERARVEAFRVRRSEIDRTEMARMFDGIDIHRALPVIRAFSHFALLANVAEDIHRERRRAGHIAAGEPPQDSSLAATYLKLEAAELDSVTVADALKGALVSPVITAHPTEIRRRTIFITQHRITELMRLHAEGHSETDDGRSIELELRRQVLTLWQTALIRLSRLQISDEIAVGLRLYRSAFFKVVPQVNAEVRGALRDRWPDAELLSEPILKPGSWIGGDRDGNPNVTAEVVRLATGSAAYTALSHYLAELDQLEQELSMSSRLLTVTTELTALAGGCRDNARDDEPYRRALRVIRARLSATGAEILDQQPQHQLDLGLPPYATPGELRADLDVIDASLRTHGSALLADDRLALLREAVHVFGFHLCGLDLRQNSDVHEEVVGELLAWAGVHPDYGSLPEDERVALLVGELSTRRPLIGGRAQISDQARGELDIVAAAARAVRTYGAEAVPNYVISMCRSVSDMLEAAILLKEAGLLDASGPQPYCPVGISPLFETIDDLRNGATILQATLDLPLYRGLVKARGDMQEVMLGYSDSNKDGGYLAANWAVYRAELALVETARKSGIRLRLFHGRGGTVGRGGGPSYQAILAQPPGAVSGSLRLTEQGEVIAAKYAEPQMARRNLESLLAATLESTLLDVEGLGDTAAPAYAVLEEVAALSQRAYAELVHETPGFVEYFMASTPVSEIGSLNIGSRPTSRKPTSSIADLRAIPWVLAWSQSRVMLPGWYGAGTAFERWIAAGPEGEADKLDVLHDLYQRWPFFRSVLSNMAQVLAKSDLGLAAHYAELVADESLRRRVFDKIADEHHRTITMYKRITGHDDLLVDNPALARSVFNRFPYLEPLNHLQVELLRRYRSGEDDELVQRGILLTMNGLASALRNSG comes from the coding sequence ATGGGTAACGCTGCCGACCTGGTATCCGATGCCGCGCTGGAACCGATCGGCGATGTCCATCGGACCCGGCTGGGGCGCGAGGCGACCGAGCCGATGCGCGCTGACATCAGGTTGTTGGGCTCCATCCTGGGCGACACCGTTCGCGAGCAGAACGGCGACGAAATCTTCGAACTCGTCGAGCGAGCACGGGTGGAAGCCTTCCGGGTGCGCCGTTCCGAGATCGACCGAACCGAGATGGCGCGCATGTTCGACGGCATCGACATTCACCGGGCGCTTCCGGTCATTCGGGCATTCAGCCATTTCGCGTTGCTGGCCAACGTCGCCGAAGACATCCACCGGGAACGCCGCCGCGCCGGGCACATCGCCGCCGGGGAGCCGCCGCAAGACAGCAGCCTGGCCGCCACGTACCTGAAACTAGAAGCAGCCGAGCTGGATTCGGTAACCGTCGCCGACGCATTGAAGGGCGCGCTGGTTTCCCCGGTCATCACCGCCCATCCGACCGAGATCCGCCGGCGCACCATCTTCATCACCCAGCACCGGATCACCGAGTTGATGCGGCTCCATGCCGAGGGCCACAGCGAGACCGACGACGGCCGCAGCATCGAATTGGAGTTGCGTCGCCAGGTTCTGACCTTGTGGCAGACCGCGCTGATCCGGCTGTCGCGACTGCAGATCAGCGACGAGATCGCCGTCGGGCTGCGGCTATACCGGTCGGCGTTCTTCAAGGTCGTCCCGCAGGTCAACGCCGAGGTGCGGGGGGCATTGCGCGACCGGTGGCCCGACGCCGAGCTGTTGTCGGAGCCCATTCTGAAACCGGGATCCTGGATCGGCGGCGACCGTGACGGCAACCCCAACGTGACCGCCGAGGTGGTGCGGCTGGCCACCGGCAGCGCCGCCTACACCGCGCTGTCGCACTACCTGGCCGAGCTCGACCAGCTCGAGCAGGAGCTGTCGATGTCGTCGCGGCTGCTCACCGTCACAACTGAGTTGACCGCGCTGGCCGGCGGCTGCCGCGACAATGCTCGCGACGACGAACCGTACCGGCGGGCGCTGCGGGTGATCCGTGCCCGGCTCAGCGCCACCGGCGCCGAGATCCTGGACCAGCAACCGCAACACCAGCTGGACCTGGGATTGCCGCCGTACGCCACGCCGGGCGAGCTGCGGGCCGACCTCGACGTCATCGATGCATCGCTGCGCACCCACGGCAGCGCGCTGTTGGCCGACGACCGGCTGGCCTTGTTGCGAGAAGCCGTGCACGTCTTCGGTTTTCACCTGTGCGGCCTGGACCTGCGGCAAAATTCCGACGTACACGAGGAAGTCGTCGGCGAGCTGCTGGCATGGGCCGGGGTGCATCCGGACTACGGTTCGCTGCCCGAAGACGAGCGGGTCGCGCTGCTGGTCGGCGAGCTCAGCACCCGGCGACCGCTGATCGGCGGCCGGGCGCAGATATCCGATCAGGCGCGTGGCGAGCTTGACATCGTCGCGGCCGCCGCCCGCGCGGTCCGGACCTACGGTGCCGAGGCGGTGCCCAATTACGTCATTTCCATGTGCCGGTCGGTGTCGGACATGTTGGAGGCGGCGATCCTGCTGAAAGAGGCCGGCCTGCTGGACGCCTCGGGACCGCAACCGTACTGCCCGGTGGGCATCTCGCCACTGTTCGAGACGATCGACGACCTGCGCAACGGCGCGACGATTCTGCAAGCAACGCTGGACCTTCCGCTGTATCGCGGGCTGGTCAAAGCCCGAGGTGACATGCAGGAGGTGATGCTCGGCTACTCCGACTCCAACAAGGACGGCGGGTACCTGGCCGCCAACTGGGCGGTGTACCGCGCTGAGCTGGCCCTGGTCGAAACGGCTCGCAAGTCGGGAATTCGATTGCGGCTCTTCCACGGTCGCGGCGGCACGGTCGGCCGCGGCGGCGGCCCGAGTTATCAAGCAATCTTGGCGCAGCCGCCGGGCGCGGTGAGCGGCTCGTTGCGCCTTACCGAGCAGGGCGAGGTGATTGCCGCCAAGTACGCCGAGCCGCAGATGGCGCGTCGCAACCTGGAGAGCCTGTTGGCCGCAACCCTGGAATCGACGCTGCTGGATGTCGAGGGTCTCGGTGACACGGCGGCGCCGGCTTACGCGGTGCTCGAGGAGGTCGCCGCACTGTCGCAGCGTGCGTATGCCGAATTGGTCCACGAAACACCGGGTTTCGTCGAATATTTCATGGCGTCCACACCGGTCAGCGAAATCGGGTCACTGAACATCGGTAGTCGCCCGACGTCCCGCAAGCCCACGTCGTCGATCGCGGACCTGCGCGCCATTCCATGGGTGCTGGCGTGGAGCCAGTCACGGGTGATGCTTCCCGGATGGTACGGCGCCGGCACAGCGTTCGAGCGATGGATCGCAGCGGGCCCGGAAGGCGAGGCCGACAAGCTGGACGTTCTGCACGATCTCTACCAGCGGTGGCCGTTTTTTCGCAGCGTGCTGTCCAACATGGCGCAGGTGCTGGCCAAAAGCGATCTAGGCCTGGCCGCCCACTACGCCGAACTCGTGGCCGACGAATCATTGCGGCGCCGGGTCTTCGACAAGATTGCCGACGAACATCACCGCACCATCACCATGTACAAGCGCATCACCGGCCACGACGATCTGCTCGTCGACAACCCGGCCCTGGCGCGTTCGGTGTTCAACCGCTTCCCGTACCTGGAGCCGCTGAATCACCTTCAGGTGGAGTTATTGCGTCGCTACCGCTCGGGCGAAGACGACGAATTGGTGCAGCGCGGCATCCTGCTGACGATGAACGGGCTGGCCAGCGCGTTACGTAATAGCGGCTAA